CTACCCGAAGGACACGACCCGGATCTACCGCGGCAAGAATCCGGCGGCGTGGATCGAGGTCTCGGCTACGGACGAGAACGGAGTCGCTGTAGACGAGGCGTACCTTAAGACTGCCGTCGAGCTGGTCGAGAGTTCCGGGCTTGCGGCCGAGTTCGTCACCAAGGACGGCAAGCCAATGGTCGCCCTCAACACCACGGGCGTGCAGGCTGCCGGCAAGGTGACTCTGACAGCGGTCGTCCTGGCCAAGCCTGAGTTGAACAAGACGATCACGTTAGACGTTGTTGACGAGCCGTATGCGGCCAGGGTCGAGGTCGGCGCGCCGACTGGTGTCGTCGCTGCGGGCGACCCGGAGGAGACGCTGGTCCTTCCGCTGACGGTCTATGACCAGTTCGGCTCGCAGTTGTCCACGCAGGATGTTGTCGCCGCCTTCAATAAGGGTGATATCCAGATCGTCGACGCGGGTGCCGTTGACCTCACCCTGGGTATCGCTTCCGAGGGCGACAACGTCGGGAAGGTCGTGAACACGGCTGATATCCCGGCGGACAAGACTGGCTCGGTCACGATTACCGTTGTGGCTGTCAAGACCGGAGCTACCGATTCGGTGCAGGTCCAGATCCGCGAGCCGCGTGAGCCGGCCGAGCTGGTGTTGCCCACGGACGCGGTAACCAAGTTGACGAAGCGTGCCACGACGACCATCGAGCTCGGCTTCAAGGATCAGTACGGCGCCGAGTACAAGCCCTCGTCGACGCCGCTGGATAAGTTCGGCTATAAGGTGACCGTGGATGACACGGACGTCGTCACGGTGACTGTGGGCGGCAGGGAGGTCCCGGCCGAGGTTAAGGACGACGCTGATCTCACTGACCTCCAGGACATTGAGGTGACGGCCAAGGAGGAAGGCACTGCTACGGTCACCGTGCAGCTCCTTAAGGACGAGAAGGAGATCAGCCGCGTCGAGTTCACGGTCACGGTCACCCAGGCGTCCAGCAGCTTGCAGTACAGCATCGCGTCGATTCCTGCCCTGTACTGGGACGCTGACGGTGACGGTCAGGACTGGGACTGGGAGAGGGAGAACTGGCGCAGCGACATCATCGGCGGGCCTGGCGGTTCTCCGGATAGCGTGTATGCCGAGACTGTGAAGATCATTGCGAAGGATAGCCAGGGCAACTCCTACGCGATTGATCCCACCAGGATCATCGGTTACTCGGTCAGCAAACCGGAGTTCGGCATCGGCCAGGCATCGGACGGCACGCTGCGGGTCTGGTCGGATATCGACGGGCTGCCTTGGGATGACAAGGACATTGAAGGGACCATCACGGTGCTCTTCAACACCGAGGATGGCAAGGTCCTGTCCCTGCAGGCGCCGGTGAAGATCTCGGCGAAGGAGCGTACGCCGGAGGCGGTCTACGTCCGAGACAAGGGCACGATCCAAAAAGATGCTTCGGGCAACGTCACGACATACGCGCTGCGCCAGCTGCCCGGCAGTAGGACGGTGACTGAATTTACCGTCGACCGGAGTGCTGATAGTCAGGAAGTTGGTGCCGTGGTCGTGAAGGACCAGTTCGGACGGTATTGGTCGACCAACTGGGTCCGGGTGGCTGTTGCAAACGAGAAGGGTGTCGATGTGGACAGCGGTGTCGTCAACGTCGATCCCGAGGGCAAGATTAGTGTTGACGTCGATCAGATCCTCGCCGGGGACGACAAGAATGACGGCGGTAGCTTCGACATCGTCATCCTGACGGACAACGGCAAGACTGCCAGCGTGACGATCAAGGTGCCGGCCCAGCAGTAAAAACGAAGGGACTGGTGCCGAGGGCGGACCTTCGTGGTCCGCCCTCGGCTTTTCCTGTGTTAGGTTGAATCCCAGATGTTCTGTGGCGGGGCTAACGTATCGCCACTGTTCGACGATCGAACTGATGGCAGTGCCAGCGGATGAATAGTCGCGGCGCCTTGGGCGGCGTTGTTAGTCTTCTGGGCAAGGGTGGTAGGTGCACGTGTGGCCAAGGCATCATTTGGGTCACTCTGGGCGCCCATCTATTGATAGCTTCACGGCTAGAGGGTCCGGCCGCGTTCGTAAGAGGGTGGGAAGAGTCTCCACGTTGGTCCTGTTGATGTTGGCCCTAGCTGCATCTTCGATGCCCCCCTTCTTTACGCGGGGTACTCACGCCGCCGACGCAGACAGGGGTCGTGATATGAGAACGCCGGCGGCGGTTCCTGGATAGATCATCGTCAAGCCAAAGCCGGGTACAAAGCTGGGGATGAGCTTGGCGAAGATCGAAGCGCGCCAGGACCTGCGCGTCCAGGTTGACGTGGCAGAGGCGCTACCGACGGGTGCCCGGCTGCTGAAGGTCGACGAGCCGGACCGCACGGACGAGGTGCTGGCCGCCCTGAAGGGCTCGGGCGATTACCTGTACGTGCAGCCGAACTACATCTACGAGCCCACCGGGGCGGCCAATGATCCCTACTTCCCGCAGCAATGGGGGCTGCACAACACCGGACAGGTCATTCTCGGGCGGCCCGGAGTGCCGGATGCGGACCTCAATGGTCCCGAGGTCTGGGACGTGACGAAGGGCTCCAGGGACGTGGTCGTGGCCGTGATCGACACCGGGGTCGACGTGAGCCATCCTGACCTCCGGGACGCGATATGGGTCAACGAGGCCGAAGCCACCGGGAGCCCCGGCGTGGATGACGATCACAACGGTTATGTGGACGACGTCCACGGATTCGATTTCGTCAATGGCGACGGCACCGTGTTCGACCCCGAGGACGGCGACGAGCACGGCACCCACGTCGCCGGCATCATCGCCGCCCGCTGGGGTGATCGTCAGGGCGTGGCCGGCCTGGCGCCCGGCATGCGGATCATGGTGCTGAAGGTTCTCGGTCCGGGAGGGGGTTCCACGGCCAACGCCATCGAGGCCATCGCGTATGCCCAGAAAATGGGGGCGAAGATCGCCAACCTCTCATGGGGCAATTATTCGTATGACCCGGCCCTCTACGAGGCCCTTCGTGGGGCGTCGCTGCTGTTCGTCGCAGGAGCCGGCAACGATGCTTCCAACAATGACCGGACCCCCTTCTATCCCGCGTCCTATCGGATTTCCAACCTGGTGTCCGTGGCCGCGGCGGACAACCGCGGTGCCCTGGCCGTGTTCTCCAATTACGGACCGGGTACCGTCGACCTGGCCGCGCCGGGGCAGGACATCCTGAGTACCGTACCACCGTTGCCCGACTCGGGAGCTGCCCTGCAGGTGGATGCCGGGCTGTACAGGGCCGTCGTGTTGGGCTTCGACCTCCAGCAGGTACCCGATGCCGCCATCCAGCGGCTCATTCTCCAACGGGCTCTGGCGTTCTTCGGTGTAGAGCGAGGGGATCGCGTCCTGTTGGTCGATGACGACGGTAGCAGCGACTTCGACTCCTGGCATGTCCCGGATGTGTCCTCGTACTACGAGATGGCGTTGCGTGGTTTGGGGCAGGCGTACGACGAAATCGAGGTCGCCGGTCCGGGCCCCGCACCGTTGCCGGATCTCGACCCCGCCCAGTATCCGGCGGTGATCTGGTTCACCGGCCACACGCCTGGATCGTTCTCGGAGCCCAACTTGACGTGGGTGGACCAGTACCAGCTGGCTCGTTACCTTCTGCAGGGGGGCGCGTTGCTCCTGGCCGGGCCCGATGCCCTTCAGCATGTGGAGGGATCGGTCTTCGTCCGGCAGTACCTCTACACCTCGGTTGCAGGCGAGGAGACGCAACGCCTCGACGTGATCGCCACTCGAGGCTCGCTGTGGAACGAGGGCCTGGCCTTCCGGTTGACGCTGTCCCCGAACACGTACACGATTCCCGACCGCCTGGAGCCCGCTGGTCCCTGGGCGCACAAGGCCCTGATCTACCCCGCGCAACCGGATCGGCTCTACGCCTACGAGAGCGGTACGTCGATGGCCGCGCCCCACGTGACGGCCGTGGCGGCCCTGGTGGCCAGCCGCTACCCCGCGATGACCGCGGCCGAGATTCGCGAGCGTATCCTGGCGACGGGCAAGCCCATGCCCGGCCTGGTGGGTCGCATCGCGAACCCGGTGTTCCCTGATGCTGCAGCCGCGGTGGGGAAGCGTGAGGAATCCGAGGAGCCCCCTGTTGCGCCGCCGGCGCCGCCCGAGCCACCCGAAGGGCAACCGCCCCAACCCGAGCCGCCGGGCGGATCACCCCCGCCGGGCTCCGAACCCCAACCCGATGGGCCCGCCTTCCGGGACGTTCCGGCCTCCATGGCCTTGGCGGACGCGATCCGGCGGGCCGCGGCGCTCGGCGTGGTCCAGGGATATAAGGATGGGACGTTCCGCCCGCACGACCGGGTGACCCGCCACCAGTTCGCCAAGATGATCGTCTTGGCGTACGAGAAGGCGCGGGGCGCGTCCCTGCCCGCACGTCCCTCGGTGGACTTCTCCGACGTCGACGAGCGGGACGGCGGGCTGGGGACCTATGTGGCCAAGGCAGCGACGGCCGGTTGGATCACGGGGTATGCGGACGGCACGTTCCGGCCGACCCAACCCATCACGCGGCTTCAGACGGCCGTCATCGTTGCCCGGGCGCTGCGGCTTCCACCCGAGCCCGCCCATCCGTTCGCGGACGTCGGCGGTCCCTTCGCAGGGGCCGTTGGAGCAGTTGCGCGTGCCGGTATCATGAAGGGGATGGCGAAACCCGGCGAGCCGCGG
The sequence above is drawn from the Thermaerobacter sp. FW80 genome and encodes:
- a CDS encoding S-layer homology domain-containing protein, whose translation is MSTARWHYTRKLAAILTVLGMVLALFPVAAFAQFKDVGGTLADEIKKAYEAGLVSGYSDGTFRPNENVSRAAFAKMIVLAVEQATGEELETGSEPFSDVRPGQALYEYVVKAYQAGYIKGYPDGTFGYNKAISRMEAAAILQRALNLPLKAENFKDVPDNSAFAKQIGAVAAAGIMVGYGDNFKPAENLSRGQAAAVAYRALEYLVSQQPEEEPYEVVAVEQASDSSLRVKFNKAVEDTSAVQFDVKRDGQAVQVTPEWAQDKTSVELKVQAKLQPGTYTVTVTGPNFAAGKNSGSVTIEGYRVVSVTPVSPNALRVTFNKAIADTSAVKFDVKRDGLAVTLTPAWADDKKSVDLKSAAKLAAGTYTVTVTGPDFEAGKNTGSVAVEDEKVARIELVGDKLILDATNKKVARISYKAFNQYGQEVTGTALTKNITWAANVGVAKDDENDGVITVSNTSDWQVGATVVLTGVDPATGVSTSKTLTVAQSGVLSSFSFGNIIYPKDTTRIYRGKNPAAWIEVSATDENGVAVDEAYLKTAVELVESSGLAAEFVTKDGKPMVALNTTGVQAAGKVTLTAVVLAKPELNKTITLDVVDEPYAARVEVGAPTGVVAAGDPEETLVLPLTVYDQFGSQLSTQDVVAAFNKGDIQIVDAGAVDLTLGIASEGDNVGKVVNTADIPADKTGSVTITVVAVKTGATDSVQVQIREPREPAELVLPTDAVTKLTKRATTTIELGFKDQYGAEYKPSSTPLDKFGYKVTVDDTDVVTVTVGGREVPAEVKDDADLTDLQDIEVTAKEEGTATVTVQLLKDEKEISRVEFTVTVTQASSSLQYSIASIPALYWDADGDGQDWDWERENWRSDIIGGPGGSPDSVYAETVKIIAKDSQGNSYAIDPTRIIGYSVSKPEFGIGQASDGTLRVWSDIDGLPWDDKDIEGTITVLFNTEDGKVLSLQAPVKISAKERTPEAVYVRDKGTIQKDASGNVTTYALRQLPGSRTVTEFTVDRSADSQEVGAVVVKDQFGRYWSTNWVRVAVANEKGVDVDSGVVNVDPEGKISVDVDQILAGDDKNDGGSFDIVILTDNGKTASVTIKVPAQQ
- a CDS encoding S8 family serine peptidase, producing the protein MAKIEARQDLRVQVDVAEALPTGARLLKVDEPDRTDEVLAALKGSGDYLYVQPNYIYEPTGAANDPYFPQQWGLHNTGQVILGRPGVPDADLNGPEVWDVTKGSRDVVVAVIDTGVDVSHPDLRDAIWVNEAEATGSPGVDDDHNGYVDDVHGFDFVNGDGTVFDPEDGDEHGTHVAGIIAARWGDRQGVAGLAPGMRIMVLKVLGPGGGSTANAIEAIAYAQKMGAKIANLSWGNYSYDPALYEALRGASLLFVAGAGNDASNNDRTPFYPASYRISNLVSVAAADNRGALAVFSNYGPGTVDLAAPGQDILSTVPPLPDSGAALQVDAGLYRAVVLGFDLQQVPDAAIQRLILQRALAFFGVERGDRVLLVDDDGSSDFDSWHVPDVSSYYEMALRGLGQAYDEIEVAGPGPAPLPDLDPAQYPAVIWFTGHTPGSFSEPNLTWVDQYQLARYLLQGGALLLAGPDALQHVEGSVFVRQYLYTSVAGEETQRLDVIATRGSLWNEGLAFRLTLSPNTYTIPDRLEPAGPWAHKALIYPAQPDRLYAYESGTSMAAPHVTAVAALVASRYPAMTAAEIRERILATGKPMPGLVGRIANPVFPDAAAAVGKREESEEPPVAPPAPPEPPEGQPPQPEPPGGSPPPGSEPQPDGPAFRDVPASMALADAIRRAAALGVVQGYKDGTFRPHDRVTRHQFAKMIVLAYEKARGASLPARPSVDFSDVDERDGGLGTYVAKAATAGWITGYADGTFRPTQPITRLQTAVIVARALRLPPEPAHPFADVGGPFAGAVGAVARAGIMKGMAKPGEPRTLLFKPNASLTRAEAAAVAVRAYDYARSAGTVRDHRAAGDSHAAAGPATGSMPEARGVNIGWPKRETESGGRASRWSRSSAWPWPCAWASPHTFAPSPFRISRPTGTSPWTWLAGRAT